A single genomic interval of bacterium harbors:
- a CDS encoding protease inhibitor I9 family protein encodes MAISTLSSAPYALADSDKAAGRYIVVLEDNIPNPSGMAEEMAAGHGLALEHIYQHALKGYAATIPEHALADLKSDPTVKYIEPDSMVYAFGQTIPTGIKRPSFLGPCWY; translated from the coding sequence ATGGCAATATCCACTCTCTCATCCGCCCCTTATGCCCTGGCGGATTCAGATAAGGCCGCTGGCAGATACATTGTTGTCTTAGAGGATAATATCCCGAATCCTTCAGGCATGGCCGAAGAAATGGCGGCCGGGCATGGACTGGCATTGGAGCACATTTACCAGCATGCCCTTAAGGGATACGCGGCTACCATTCCTGAGCATGCTCTGGCCGACCTCAAGAGTGACCCCACGGTTAAGTATATAGAACCGGACAGTATGGTTTATGCATTTGGACAGACCATACCTACCGGAATCAAGCGGCCTTCTTTCCTGGGTCCTTGCTGGTATTGA